GACGGTCGAGGCCGGCGGCGCGCGGCACGACTGCCTGAAGCTTGTCTACGACGGCGGCGACAAGCTGTTCGTGCCGGTCGAGAACATCGACGTGCTCAGCCGCTACGGCGCGTCCGAGGGGCCGGTCGCTCTCGACCGCCTCGGCGGAGCGGGCTGGCAGTCGCGCTCGGCGCGCCTGAAGCAGCGCATCCGCGACATGGCCGACCGGCTGATCAAGATCGCGGCCGAGCGGGCGCTGAGGAAGGGCGACGTGCTGACGCCGCCCGACGGCCTGTTCGACGAGTTCTGCGCGCGCTTCCCGTACGCAGAGACCGACGATCAGCTCAACGCCATCAACGACGCGCTCGAGGATCTCGGCGGCGGCAAGCCGATGGACCGGCTGGTGTGCGGCGACGTCGGCTTCGGCAAGACCGAGGTGGCGCTGCGCGCGGCGTTCGTGGCGGCGATGACCGGCAAGCAGGTCGCCGTCGTGGTTCCGACGACCTTGCTGGCGCGCCAGCACCACCGCACCTTCGTCGAGCGCTTCGAGGGATTCCCGGTGCGGATCGGCCGCCTGTCGCGCCTGGTGCCCGCCAAGGAGGCGGCGGAGACGCGCAAGGCGCTGGCCGAGGGCGCCGTCGACATCGTGATCGGCACCCACGCGCTTCTCGCCAAGAGCATCGCGTTCCACGACCTCGGCCTGCTGGTGGTCGACGAGGAGCAACATTTCGGCGTCGCCCACAAGGAGCGGCTGAAGGAGCTGCGCGCGGACGTGCACGTGCTGACGCTGACCGCGACGCCGATCCCGCGCACCTTGCAGCTGGCGCTGACGGGCGTGCGCGACATGAGCCTGATCGCGACGCCGCCGGTCGACCGGCTGGCGGTGCGGACCTTCGTCACCCCCGTCGACCCGGTGGCGATCCGCGAGGCGCTGCTGCGCGAGCAGTATCGTGGCGGGCAGACCTTCTACGTCTGCCCGCGCATCGAGGACCTCGACGGCGTCGCCGCCTCGCTGCGCGAGCTGGTGCCGGAGATCCGGTTCGCGATGGCGCATGGAAGGCTGGCGCCGACCGCGCTCGAGGACACGATGCAGGCCTTCGTCGACGGCAAGTTCGACACGCTGCTGTCGACCAACATCGTCGAGAGCGGGCTGGACATCCGCAACGCCAACACGCTGATCGTGCACCGCGCCGACATGTTCGGACTGGCGCAGCTCTACCAGCTGCGTGGACGCGTCGGCCGCGGCAAGACGCGCGCCTACTGCTACCTGACGGTGCCGCCGGGAAGGGCGCTCAACGAGGCCGCCGCCAAGCGTCTGGAGGTGATGCAGACCCTGGACACGCTGGGCGCCGGCTTCCAGCTCGCCAGCCACGACCTCGACATCCGCGGCGCCGGCAACCTGCTGGGCGACGAGCAGTCCGGCCATATCCGCGAGGTCGGCATCGAGCTGTACCAGCAGCTTCTCGAGGAGGCGGTCGAGGCCGCGCGTGGCGAGATGCGCGACGCGGCCCGGCAGTCCTCCGAGTGGTCGCCGCAGATCAACCTTGGCCTGCCCGTCCTGATCCCGGAGGCCTATGTCGCCGATCTGGGCGTCCGGCTGGCGCTGTACCGCCGCATCGGCACGATCCGCGACGCGGCCGAGATCGACTCCTTCGCGGCCGAACTGGTCGACCGGTTCGGACCGGTGCCCGCCGAGACCGAGAACCTGCTGCGCACGGTCGAACTGAAGCTGCTGTGCCGCGCCGCCGGCGTCGAGAAGATCGACGCCGGACCGAAGGGGGTCGTGTTCGCCTTCCGCGGCAACGTCTTCGCCAACCCCGACCGGCTGATCTCGTACATCCAGAAACGCGCGCCCCTCATAAAGGTGCGGCCCGACCAGAAGATCGTCCTGTTCCGCGCCTGGGACGACGATTCCAAGCGGCTCGGCGGAGTGAAGACCGTGGTCGGCGAACTGGCGAAGCTGGCGGCCTGACGACCGCGCGCCATCAGCGTCGCTTCGCGCGGGACCTGCCGGACCGCGGCGGCCGGAGCAGCCGCCGTACCTCTCCCTCGGCGGCGCGCAACACGTGCCGGGAGAAGCCCGGCGCGCCGGCGCCGGCGTAGGCGAGCGCCACGGCGCCGACGCACATCGTGACCGCCGCCGTGGCGCGCCGGTCCAGCGGCCGGGCGCGCGGCAAGGCGCGGGCGAACTCGCCGACGAGCGCGTGGAACGCGTCGGCGTAGGCCAGTTGCGCCGCGGCGCCGGCGCGCGCCACGTCGGCCGGCAGGGCGGCCAGGGTGCAGCCCGGGCCGACTTCGCCGAGATGGTCGGGATCCATATAGTCGGCGATCACCCGAAACCCCTGGCGCGCGAGTCCGCGCCGGTCCTTCGCGTCGCGGGTCCGCATCAGGCGGATGAAGCCGTGGGTGTCGCGCACGACCTCGGCGAACAACGCCTGTTTGGACGGAAAATGGGCGTAGAAGCCGCCACGGGTGAGGCCGGCCGCCGCCATGATGTCGTCGATGCCGGTGGCGTCGTAGCCGCGCCGGCGGAACAGCCCGGCGGCGGCGTCGACGATTGCGGCTCGGGTGCGCGCCTTGTGCGCCGCGCTGAGGGGCATCGGTTCCTTCCCGGTTATATATGTTGACTATCATATAGTATGATATTCATCATTCCAATTCCGCGAGGGAGAGGCAGCGATGGACGTCGAGCTCATCCAGTTCCGCTATTCGCCCTACAACGAGAAGGTCCGCTGGGCGCTGGACCTCAAGCGGGTGCCGCACACGCGCCGCAGCCTCATGCCGGGGCCGCACATGGGCAAGGTGCGCAAGCTGAGCGGCCAAACCGCGACGCCGGTCCTGCGCATCGACGGCACGTGGCACGCCGGCTCGGCGCGCATCGTCGAGGAACTGGAACGACGTTGGCCGACGCCGGCGCTGCTGCCGGGAGACCCCGGACAGCGCGAGGCGGCCCTGGCGGTGCAGCGCCGCTTCGACGACGACTGGGGCCACGCATCCGCCGCGGCGCGCTGGCGGCGGCGCTCGCGGACCTCGACTACTTCCGGGACATTTTCGCCGAGGGCCAGGGCGCGGCGGCGCGGACGGTCTACCGCCTGCTTCTGCCGATGGCGCGGGGTCTGGTTCGCAAGGGCAACTCCATCACACCGGAGTCGGTGGTCGACGGCGAACGCGCCACACGGGAGGGATTGGACTTCGTGGCGACGCAATCAGCCGCCACGGGCTACCTGGTCGGTGACGCCTTCAGTGTCGCGGATCTCACCGCGGCGGCCATGCTGGCGATGGCGGTCGACCCGCCGGACTCGACGATGGCGCGGCCGCGGCCGATGTCGGCGCCGTTACGCGAATGGATCGAACGGTGGGGGACGCACGCGGGGGCAGATTGGGTGCGCGAGATATATGCGCGCCACCGCGCCAAGGGACGAGACCGGGACGGGGAGCACCGGTACCCGGCGTAGAGCCGAGGGCCGGTCGATAACCCGGCCGGGCGCGCCTCCCCGACGCTGCCGTCGCTACTTCAGCGTCAGCAGGTAGGCGATGAGGTTCTTGCGGTCCTCCTCCTTACGGAGGCCGGCGAACGCCATTGTGGTGCCGGGCACGACCTTGCGCGGATCCAGCAGGTAGGGATCCAAAGTCTCGGCCGTCCAGACGATGTTGGCGTTCTTGTTGGCATCGGTGTAGCGGAAGCCATCGACCGAGCCGCTCTTGCGGCCGATGATGCCGAACAGCTTCGGGCCCTGCTTGTTGGCGCCTTCCGCCGTCGCCGTGTGGCAGACGAAGCACTGGCGTTTGAAGACTTTCTCGCCCTCCACCGCATCCTGCGCGCCGGCCGGCGCGGAGATCGAGGCGGTCAGGGCGGCCAACACGGCCAAGGCGACACGGTAACGCATGGCGGACACTCCGGCTCCTGCCGATCATCGTTCGGAAGCGCTGAATATGAGGTGGGCGCGGCGTCGATTCAACGTCGCCAGGCCGAGGTCAATCCGCGCTCTCGCTGCGCGCGGCGGCCTGCTCCTCCTCGCGCGCCGCGAGGTTGAAGACCTCGATGAACGCGGCGGGGGGCTGGGCGCCGGAGATGGCGTATTTCCGGTTCACGACGAAGCACGGCACGCCGTTGATCCCGAGGCGGCGGGCGTACATGTCGGCCTGCACGACGTCCTGGCGGATCTCGTCGCCGTCGATGAACGCCTTGGCCTCGGCGGCGTCCATCCCGGCGCGCACCGCGCATTCCAACAGCGTGGCGCGGTCGCCGATGTCGCGGCCCTCCTCGAAATAGGCGCGGAACAGCGAGTCGACCACCGCGTCCTGGAACCCCTTGGGACCCGACCAGTGGATCAGACGGTGCGACTCGACCGTGTTCGGCGTGCGTACGATGCGGTCGAATTGGAAGTCGATTCCCTCCTCGCGGCCGGTCTCGGAGATCGCGCGGTAGATCTGGCGCGGACGGTCGCCGCCGCCGAACTTGGCGCGCAGATAGTCCTGACGCGCCATGCCGGCCGAGGGCATGTCGGGGTTCAGCTGGAACGGCCGCCACGCGACCATGATGTCGCCGCGTCCGCTCTCGGCCACGGCGCGTTCGAAACGCCGCTTGCCGATGTAGCACCACGGGCAGACCGTATCGGAGATGATGTCGACGAGCATGGGGGAAAGGCTACGCCGCCCGGACCGCGCTGTCACCCCGGTTCAGGCGCCCGGCCGGCTGGCCGCCCGGCCCCCGGGCGCGGCTCGCGCCGTTGCAGCGCGAAGCCGGCGGCGGCGGCCAGCGCCAGTGCCGGCGTGGTGTACCACAGCGCGGACGCCCAGCCGTTGGCGGACACCAGCGCGGCGACGATCGGCGGGCCGGTCAGCGAGCCGATATTGGAGCCTTGCATCAGGGCGCCGGTCGTGGCGCCGATCAGCCCCGGCCGGGGCGCGTGGACTGGAATCGCGCCGAACAGCGCGCCGGGAATCGCGCTGGCGACCATCGAGAACGCGAACGCGCAGGCGAGGCGGGCTGCGTCGGGAGCGGCGTCGAGCAGGATACCGGCCGCCGTGCCGGCCATCAGGACCGCCGTTACCGCGATCACCACGCTGCGCCGCCAGCCGCGTTGGAGCAGCCAGCCGGCGACCAGGCTGCCGGTGACGTTGATCAGGATGACGCCCGCGGTGGTCAGCGCGGCGAGCGACGGCGAGAACCCGAGGCGCTCGACCTGGAGAGTCGGCAGGAAGGCGATGACCGCGTACCAGCTGCCGGCGTAGCAGCCGAAACACAGGCCGATCAGCGCGGGGCCGGGGACGCTCAACGTCTCGACCACATCGCGCGTGAGCGAGCGGTCGGCAGAGGCTGCCGGCGGCGCGCGGCCCGCGGCCGACGCCGCGACGACGACCGCCATGGCCATCAGCGACGCCGCCGCCAGCCACCAGACGCCGCGCCATCCCTCCAGTGGCAGCAGCCCGGCCGACGCCAGCGCCATCAACCCGGCGCCGGCCGGCAGGTAGGCGCCCCAGATCCCCATCATGAAGCGGGTGTCGCCCGGCGCCGTGGCGTGCAACAGGAGCGGCGGCACGGAGACGACGACGGACAGGAACCCGAGGCCTTCCACGATCCGCAGCCCGAAAAGCGCCGACGGCGACGTGACCAACGTCGACAGCGCGCTGGCGGCGGCGCCGATCACGAGGCCGCCGAGCAGGAGCTGGCGGTGTCCGATCCGGTCGGCGGCCAGCGCCACGAGCATGCCCGCGGCCGCCGTCATGGCGGTGATCAGCGAGACGAACCAACCCGCGGCCTGCAGGTCCAAGCCGAGCTCGGCGCGCAGCAGCGGCAGCGCCGGCGGCGCCTTGCCGATCTGGACCGCCGCGATCACCCCGGCGGCGAGGAGGACGGCGGCCAGGCGCCAGTCCGTCGTTTGGACCGCCGCCGCGTCCGCTCGGCCCGGCTCAGCCGGTGCGGCCATGGCTGAGGTAGAGGCGGAGGATCTGGACGGCTTTCGGCCTCTCGATCAGGAATTCCGCGTCGCGGTCGAGATGGTGGGTCTTCGCCGGATCGCCGCCGGTGAAGCGCGACATCGCCGCGACGCGCGCCCAGTGGGAGATCGTGTGGAATTCCGTCTCGTCATCGCGGTCTTCGCGCCGAGACTGCACGCCGAGGGCTTTCTCCATCGGCGGCCTCGCCCCGACCTCGAAATTGTAGCGGGCGTACACGCCGGCGCGCCGCGCGCGGCCGCGCGAGATGCGGGCGATGGTCGGTTTGATATCGCGCGGGTCGCTCATCGGCCCTCCTGCGGCACCACGTCGGGACAACAGGATACCCGTGACGCCGTCAACCGCCGAGCCTTATAACGGGCGCGCGCGAAGGCGCGGGCGAGAGGGAGAGGGCGCGTGGCGGACAGATTCGATCTCGGTGGCAAGGTCGCGCTCGTGACCGGCGCATCCTCCGGCCTCGGCGCGCATTTCGCGCGCACGCTTTCGAACGCCGGGGCCGCCGTGGCGGTGACAGCCCGCAGGGTCGACAGGCTCGCGGCCCTGGTCGGCGAGATCGAGAGCGCCGGAGGGCGCGCCGCGGCGGTGGCGATGGACGTGCTGTCCGGGAACTCCATCCGCGCCGCCTATGACGCCGCCGAGGCCGCGCTCGGGCCGGTCGACATCGTCGTCAACAACGCCGGCATCAGCATCGTGAAGCCGGCGCTGGACATGCCGGAGGCCGACTGGGACGAGGTGTCGAACACGAACCTGCGCGGCGCCTGGCTGGTGGCGCAGACGGCGGCGCAACGCTGGGTCAAGGCGAAGCGCGGCGGCCGGATCGTCAACATCGCCTCGATCCTCGGACTGCGCACGATCGGGCAAGTGGCGCCCTACACGGCGGCCAAGGCGGGCCTTCTGCATCTCACGCGGACGCTGGCGATGGAGTGGGCGCGCCACGGCATCCATGTCAACGCGATCTCGCCCGGCTACATCGAGACCGAGATGAACGGCGCCTTCTGGAAGACCCCCGCGGGTTTGCGCCTGATCGACCGCGTGCCGCAGCGGCGTCTCGGCCAACCGTCGGACCTCGACGGCGCGCTGCTACTCCTGGCGAGCGACGCCGGCGGGTT
The genomic region above belongs to Rhodospirillales bacterium and contains:
- the mfd gene encoding transcription-repair coupling factor → MAAPRLADALARIHAKRAHWTIHGAPEGADALILAELAAGSGGQDILHVVRDGNRLERLEEALRFFAPGRQVLTFPAWDCLPYDRQSPHPDIVGERLDALTRLAAGKPPASPARIVLASVGALVQRVPRRASYADIGFSVKAGGALDLDALLRFLADNGYGRGETVMEPGEYAVRGGLVDLFPPGEAEPIRLDLFGDTVESIRRFDAMSQRSTGALDAVVLRPVGEIVLTPDSIARFRAGYRELFGNVGGNDTLYEAVSAGQRHPGMEHWLPLFHDGLDTFFDYLPDALVTMDQQTEEARDARLDLIRDYFDARKAMEGKGRKGGFAGAPDYRPIPPERLYLDRKEWNAILAKRCAVELSSFDATTEAAGTGGGPALDLGGHRHEGFAAARKAQGVNLFDAVAKHIADAQKRGRRVVVTGYSDGSVERLRTLLRDHGVAAPTPVPDFATASALPAGAVGMAVLPIDNGFVLGDLEFIGEEDILGDRLSRPKPKRRPSERFIAEASALGEGDLVVHREHGIGRYDGLVTVEAGGARHDCLKLVYDGGDKLFVPVENIDVLSRYGASEGPVALDRLGGAGWQSRSARLKQRIRDMADRLIKIAAERALRKGDVLTPPDGLFDEFCARFPYAETDDQLNAINDALEDLGGGKPMDRLVCGDVGFGKTEVALRAAFVAAMTGKQVAVVVPTTLLARQHHRTFVERFEGFPVRIGRLSRLVPAKEAAETRKALAEGAVDIVIGTHALLAKSIAFHDLGLLVVDEEQHFGVAHKERLKELRADVHVLTLTATPIPRTLQLALTGVRDMSLIATPPVDRLAVRTFVTPVDPVAIREALLREQYRGGQTFYVCPRIEDLDGVAASLRELVPEIRFAMAHGRLAPTALEDTMQAFVDGKFDTLLSTNIVESGLDIRNANTLIVHRADMFGLAQLYQLRGRVGRGKTRAYCYLTVPPGRALNEAAAKRLEVMQTLDTLGAGFQLASHDLDIRGAGNLLGDEQSGHIREVGIELYQQLLEEAVEAARGEMRDAARQSSEWSPQINLGLPVLIPEAYVADLGVRLALYRRIGTIRDAAEIDSFAAELVDRFGPVPAETENLLRTVELKLLCRAAGVEKIDAGPKGVVFAFRGNVFANPDRLISYIQKRAPLIKVRPDQKIVLFRAWDDDSKRLGGVKTVVGELAKLAA
- a CDS encoding TetR/AcrR family transcriptional regulator, yielding MPLSAAHKARTRAAIVDAAAGLFRRRGYDATGIDDIMAAAGLTRGGFYAHFPSKQALFAEVVRDTHGFIRLMRTRDAKDRRGLARQGFRVIADYMDPDHLGEVGPGCTLAALPADVARAGAAAQLAYADAFHALVGEFARALPRARPLDRRATAAVTMCVGAVALAYAGAGAPGFSRHVLRAAEGEVRRLLRPPRSGRSRAKRR
- a CDS encoding glutathione S-transferase C-terminal domain-containing protein; the protein is MADAGAAAGRPRTARGGPGGAAPLRRRLGPRIRRGALAAALADLDYFRDIFAEGQGAAARTVYRLLLPMARGLVRKGNSITPESVVDGERATREGLDFVATQSAATGYLVGDAFSVADLTAAAMLAMAVDPPDSTMARPRPMSAPLREWIERWGTHAGADWVREIYARHRAKGRDRDGEHRYPA
- a CDS encoding cytochrome c family protein, producing MRYRVALAVLAALTASISAPAGAQDAVEGEKVFKRQCFVCHTATAEGANKQGPKLFGIIGRKSGSVDGFRYTDANKNANIVWTAETLDPYLLDPRKVVPGTTMAFAGLRKEEDRKNLIAYLLTLK
- a CDS encoding DsbA family oxidoreductase is translated as MLVDIISDTVCPWCYIGKRRFERAVAESGRGDIMVAWRPFQLNPDMPSAGMARQDYLRAKFGGGDRPRQIYRAISETGREEGIDFQFDRIVRTPNTVESHRLIHWSGPKGFQDAVVDSLFRAYFEEGRDIGDRATLLECAVRAGMDAAEAKAFIDGDEIRQDVVQADMYARRLGINGVPCFVVNRKYAISGAQPPAAFIEVFNLAAREEEQAAARSESAD
- a CDS encoding MFS transporter, yielding MAAPAEPGRADAAAVQTTDWRLAAVLLAAGVIAAVQIGKAPPALPLLRAELGLDLQAAGWFVSLITAMTAAAGMLVALAADRIGHRQLLLGGLVIGAAASALSTLVTSPSALFGLRIVEGLGFLSVVVSVPPLLLHATAPGDTRFMMGIWGAYLPAGAGLMALASAGLLPLEGWRGVWWLAAASLMAMAVVVAASAAGRAPPAASADRSLTRDVVETLSVPGPALIGLCFGCYAGSWYAVIAFLPTLQVERLGFSPSLAALTTAGVILINVTGSLVAGWLLQRGWRRSVVIAVTAVLMAGTAAGILLDAAPDAARLACAFAFSMVASAIPGALFGAIPVHAPRPGLIGATTGALMQGSNIGSLTGPPIVAALVSANGWASALWYTTPALALAAAAGFALQRREPRPGAGRPAGRAPEPG
- a CDS encoding glucose 1-dehydrogenase → MADRFDLGGKVALVTGASSGLGAHFARTLSNAGAAVAVTARRVDRLAALVGEIESAGGRAAAVAMDVLSGNSIRAAYDAAEAALGPVDIVVNNAGISIVKPALDMPEADWDEVSNTNLRGAWLVAQTAAQRWVKAKRGGRIVNIASILGLRTIGQVAPYTAAKAGLLHLTRTLAMEWARHGIHVNAISPGYIETEMNGAFWKTPAGLRLIDRVPQRRLGQPSDLDGALLLLASDAGGFMTGADITVDGGHTVNSL